In Chloroflexota bacterium, one DNA window encodes the following:
- a CDS encoding protein kinase: protein MTAGRIGRYEIKGELSHSGFASVWHGYDPRFKRDVAIKVLSRIAGDQPDLRARFAAAAEIGAALEHPAIVPVYDTGEDDGRPYVVMRLMSGGSLARRLARGPLSSDDAAQIFARIAPALDDALARGVVHGDPKPGNILLDQRGDAYVSDFGLAAPDGPPYTGHAADWPATLSPEQRAGEPIDARTDVYALGVILFEMLTGSAFPPGGLSAEAGEANGRLLPGYRRIIERATDGDPQRRFACAGDLDAALAVEAYQADSESAQSESPATPAEQLAQLRSDIARLALETASAAVVASNHSAVVPPPSAVAANPTTAPESSAQPETSADTDGSPSFSTGDQGQADSGTPQPDTSDEAQDQFELERQRKLTSLVLQLTSAEARARWLDVLQIGEELLRLDGQLPTARASTSRAYKFRGTMYHYQRDFLLAIADFTRGLELQPQDSELYYKRALSHQGRQRPDDALEDFARAIELSPAQAIYYAGRAAFYLSADDFAHALDDITRAIDLQPWDARLYAQRGVAALRQFGVRRIAFAQQGLDRAEADLTRAIQLDTRNSSYFAQRCAAYQLKGQTERAQADIARAIELDPEVGAYHYTLGALLRSHGNDAAALRSFRRAADLGDPNGQREVGPRAPGKKVAHKPADAPEQPATPRMGLHMLFSIVIGSLGLIFGISVTYFCLSPLFASRGSDSLDSLRLAGLLFGIIVTLQSAWALWTALDAQQRTA, encoded by the coding sequence ATGACCGCAGGCCGGATCGGCCGCTACGAGATCAAAGGCGAGCTCAGTCATAGCGGTTTCGCAAGCGTCTGGCATGGCTACGACCCGCGCTTCAAACGCGACGTGGCCATCAAGGTATTGTCGCGCATCGCCGGCGACCAACCTGATCTGCGCGCGCGTTTTGCGGCTGCGGCTGAGATCGGGGCGGCGCTCGAACACCCGGCGATTGTGCCAGTGTACGATACCGGCGAAGACGACGGCCGGCCGTATGTCGTCATGCGCCTGATGAGCGGCGGTTCGCTGGCGCGCCGTTTGGCGCGCGGGCCGCTGTCTTCCGACGACGCGGCGCAGATCTTCGCACGCATCGCGCCCGCACTGGACGACGCCCTGGCGCGCGGTGTCGTCCACGGAGACCCCAAGCCCGGCAACATCCTCCTCGACCAGCGCGGCGACGCCTATGTGTCCGACTTTGGCCTGGCCGCACCGGATGGCCCGCCCTACACGGGCCATGCCGCAGATTGGCCGGCCACGCTCAGCCCCGAACAACGGGCCGGCGAGCCGATTGATGCGCGCACCGATGTGTATGCGCTCGGCGTCATACTATTTGAGATGCTGACCGGCTCAGCGTTTCCGCCGGGCGGGTTGAGTGCAGAAGCCGGCGAGGCCAACGGCCGCCTGCTCCCCGGTTACCGGCGCATCATCGAGCGCGCAACCGACGGCGACCCGCAGCGGCGTTTTGCCTGCGCGGGCGATCTGGATGCCGCGCTCGCCGTGGAAGCGTACCAGGCTGACAGCGAATCGGCGCAGTCGGAGAGTCCGGCCACGCCGGCGGAGCAACTGGCACAGTTGCGCTCTGACATCGCGCGACTGGCGCTTGAGACCGCGTCGGCTGCCGTCGTGGCCAGCAACCATTCGGCGGTCGTGCCACCGCCATCCGCCGTCGCCGCGAACCCGACGACCGCGCCGGAGTCATCGGCCCAACCCGAAACGTCCGCCGACACCGACGGCAGCCCCTCGTTCTCCACAGGTGATCAGGGCCAAGCCGACAGCGGAACGCCGCAGCCGGACACATCGGATGAAGCTCAGGATCAGTTCGAACTCGAACGACAGCGCAAACTGACGAGCCTCGTGCTGCAACTAACCAGCGCCGAGGCGCGCGCGCGCTGGCTGGATGTCCTGCAGATCGGTGAGGAGTTGCTGCGGCTGGACGGCCAGTTGCCGACAGCCCGTGCTTCGACGTCGCGCGCCTACAAGTTTCGCGGGACGATGTACCACTACCAGCGAGACTTCCTCCTCGCGATTGCCGACTTCACGCGCGGCCTCGAATTGCAGCCACAGGATTCGGAACTCTACTACAAGCGCGCCCTGAGTCACCAGGGTCGCCAGCGCCCGGATGACGCGCTGGAGGACTTCGCGCGGGCGATTGAGCTGTCGCCGGCACAGGCGATCTACTACGCCGGGCGCGCTGCATTCTACCTGTCTGCCGACGACTTCGCGCACGCGCTGGACGACATCACGCGCGCCATCGATCTCCAGCCGTGGGATGCGCGTCTGTACGCGCAGCGCGGCGTGGCGGCGCTGCGCCAGTTCGGGGTGCGGCGGATCGCGTTCGCGCAGCAGGGCCTCGATCGCGCCGAGGCAGACCTGACGCGCGCGATCCAGCTCGACACGCGCAATTCAAGCTATTTCGCCCAGCGGTGCGCCGCCTACCAGTTGAAGGGGCAGACGGAGCGCGCGCAGGCCGATATTGCTCGCGCGATCGAGCTCGACCCGGAGGTGGGCGCATACCACTACACGCTGGGCGCGCTGCTGCGGTCGCACGGCAACGACGCTGCCGCGCTGCGCAGCTTCCGGCGCGCCGCCGACCTGGGCGACCCGAACGGGCAGCGTGAGGTCGGGCCGAGGGCGCCCGGCAAAAAGGTCGCGCACAAGCCGGCCGACGCGCCCGAGCAGCCGGCGACGCCACGCATGGGGCTGCACATGTTGTTCTCCATCGTGATCGGCTCGCTGGGGCTGATCTTCGGCATCAGCGTCACCTACTTCTGTCTCTCCCCGCTGTTCGCCTCGCGCGGCAGTGACAGCCTGGATTCGTTGCGGCTGGCGGGGCTGTTGTTTGGCATCATCGTTACGTTGCAGAGCGCATGGGCGCTCTGGACCGCGCTAGACGCACAGCAACGCACGGCATAA
- the csrA gene encoding carbon storage regulator CsrA, giving the protein MLVLTRRQSESIVIQGDITITVLEISGERVKLGVNAPAHVLILRQELCEAVKAENLAAARSTAAAPQPDQLREWLAQAT; this is encoded by the coding sequence ATGCTAGTCCTGACCCGCCGCCAGTCGGAAAGCATCGTGATCCAGGGCGACATCACCATTACGGTACTCGAGATCTCCGGAGAGCGCGTCAAGCTTGGGGTGAACGCCCCGGCGCACGTGCTGATTCTGCGGCAAGAACTGTGCGAGGCGGTCAAAGCCGAGAATCTGGCGGCCGCACGCTCGACCGCGGCGGCGCCGCAGCCCGATCAACTCAGAGAGTGGCTGGCGCAAGCCACGTGA
- a CDS encoding flagellar assembly protein FliW: MSTETVLDTLVVSPPAGLIMFTIAEGMIGCPTWQHFTLDAAPDMAPIGVLRCLDEPAISFYVVHPRYVVPDYQIVLGEGDRQLLGLAPGDRPELLCVLVVHADPFSISANLLGPIAWNATTGRARQLVLANSGYSAQHAIRGASAAGAAC; this comes from the coding sequence ATGTCAACAGAGACGGTGTTAGACACGCTGGTGGTGTCCCCACCAGCCGGACTGATCATGTTCACGATCGCCGAGGGAATGATCGGCTGCCCGACCTGGCAGCACTTCACACTCGACGCAGCACCAGACATGGCCCCGATCGGTGTGCTGCGCTGTCTCGACGAGCCGGCGATCTCGTTTTACGTCGTTCATCCGCGCTATGTCGTGCCGGATTATCAGATCGTGCTCGGCGAGGGCGACCGCCAGTTGCTGGGGTTGGCGCCCGGCGACAGGCCGGAACTGCTCTGTGTGCTGGTGGTGCATGCGGATCCGTTCAGCATCAGCGCGAACCTGCTTGGCCCGATTGCCTGGAACGCCACGACCGGCCGGGCACGGCAACTGGTGCTGGCCAATTCAGGCTACTCGGCGCAGCATGCCATCCGCGGCGCCAGTGCGGCAGGCGCCGCATGCTAG
- the flgL gene encoding flagellar hook-associated protein FlgL: protein MRVTQEMMTRNALRDMSASQARIARYQREATTGKRILQPEDDPSGAGQVMGLRAQLANGQMFLRTIASSEDWLNASDTALTTLSQEILARAGELATRGANDSLGPEERRSIAVEIDQLLEQAVATANGDYLGRYLFAGTADTTVPFTTGGTPKAVSYNGNTTAKLREVDRGSTISINLTGEGSILSSLNSLAGLADDLRNNPGNIAARVAELKNRQDLLSTDRAQIGARLTRLQTVLDRVNATQIDFETTRNHVEDADMAETISHLTREDTTYKTILSVNARILPMSLLDFLR from the coding sequence ATGCGCGTCACCCAGGAAATGATGACCCGCAATGCGCTGCGCGACATGAGCGCAAGCCAGGCGCGCATTGCCCGCTACCAGCGCGAGGCGACGACCGGCAAGCGCATCCTGCAGCCGGAAGACGATCCGAGCGGCGCCGGGCAGGTGATGGGCCTGCGCGCGCAACTCGCCAACGGCCAGATGTTCCTGCGCACCATCGCATCCAGCGAAGACTGGCTGAACGCCAGCGACACGGCACTCACGACCCTGTCGCAGGAAATTCTGGCGCGCGCCGGCGAGTTGGCCACACGCGGCGCCAACGACTCGCTGGGCCCCGAGGAACGCCGCTCGATCGCCGTGGAAATTGACCAACTGCTCGAGCAGGCGGTGGCCACCGCCAACGGGGACTATCTGGGCCGCTACCTGTTTGCCGGGACGGCCGACACCACCGTACCATTCACCACCGGCGGCACGCCCAAGGCCGTTTCGTACAACGGCAATACAACCGCCAAGCTGCGCGAGGTTGACCGCGGCTCGACCATCAGCATCAACTTGACGGGCGAAGGCAGTATCCTTTCGTCGCTGAACTCTCTCGCCGGGCTGGCCGACGACCTGCGCAACAACCCGGGCAACATTGCGGCGCGCGTCGCCGAACTGAAGAATCGGCAGGACTTGCTCTCCACCGATCGCGCGCAGATCGGCGCGCGGCTGACGCGCCTGCAGACGGTGCTCGATCGCGTGAACGCCACGCAGATTGATTTTGAAACGACGCGCAACCACGTGGAAGACGCCGACATGGCGGAGACGATCAGCCACCTGACGCGCGAAGACACGACGTACAAGACCATACTCTCGGTCAACGCCCGAATTCTGCCGATGTCGTTACTTGACTTTCTCCGCTAA
- the flgK gene encoding flagellar hook-associated protein FlgK has protein sequence MLNSMGIAVRALQAHQRVIEVIDHNLANINTPGYSRQRVLLTESIPFNQPVMNRAEQKGQIGTGVTIARIERFNSEYLNAAVRHESSLLSHQTVAGDAYSQIEVILHEPSEVGLNNGMSAFWSAWNDLNADPGNMAARVAVQQSGAQLSAMFRDTAQQLDGLRSNLDLRVTTDVAEINDLTKQIAAMNVTIEQVIALGNQPNDLRDQRDLLLDKLANLADIHYQENTNGGITVSLGGRMLIQDGTSINMVAQQDGSNGNLMAVRWADTNAKVALGEGELAGLLDARDRIVPGVRTSLDQLAASIITNVNTAHRAGYTAGGVNNVDFFGGADAATIDLSAAVQSDVNNIAAAAVAGAPGDGQNAMLIAQLRSTLTMQTGTATFDGYYRGVITQLGLQAQQANRTKDNQSTLVTHLTDRKDEVSSVSADEESVELIRSQRAYQAAARVITATDEMLDKLINGTGVVGR, from the coding sequence ATGCTTAACAGTATGGGCATCGCGGTGCGGGCTTTGCAGGCGCATCAGCGAGTCATCGAAGTCATCGACCACAACCTGGCGAACATCAACACGCCGGGTTACTCGCGCCAGCGCGTCCTGCTGACCGAAAGCATACCGTTCAACCAGCCGGTTATGAACCGCGCCGAGCAGAAGGGCCAGATCGGCACCGGCGTGACGATCGCGCGCATCGAACGGTTCAACAGTGAATACCTGAACGCCGCCGTGCGGCACGAGTCGAGCTTGCTGTCGCACCAGACGGTGGCCGGCGACGCCTACAGCCAGATCGAAGTCATCCTGCACGAGCCGTCAGAAGTCGGCTTGAACAACGGTATGAGCGCGTTCTGGTCGGCGTGGAACGACCTGAATGCCGACCCCGGCAACATGGCGGCGCGCGTCGCCGTGCAGCAGAGCGGCGCGCAACTGTCCGCCATGTTCCGCGATACGGCGCAGCAACTCGACGGCCTGCGCTCGAACCTCGACCTGCGCGTGACAACCGACGTGGCCGAGATCAACGACTTGACGAAGCAGATCGCGGCGATGAATGTCACCATCGAGCAGGTGATCGCGCTCGGCAACCAGCCCAACGACCTGCGCGACCAGCGCGACCTGCTGCTCGACAAGCTCGCCAATCTGGCCGACATTCACTACCAGGAAAACACGAACGGCGGCATCACGGTTTCGCTCGGCGGGCGCATGCTGATTCAGGACGGCACCAGCATCAATATGGTGGCCCAGCAGGACGGGTCCAACGGCAACCTGATGGCCGTGCGCTGGGCCGACACCAACGCCAAAGTCGCGCTCGGCGAAGGCGAACTGGCCGGGCTGCTCGACGCGCGCGACCGGATCGTACCGGGCGTGCGCACCAGCCTCGACCAGTTGGCTGCGTCCATCATCACCAATGTCAACACGGCGCACCGGGCGGGCTACACCGCCGGCGGCGTAAACAATGTGGACTTCTTCGGCGGCGCCGACGCCGCAACCATCGACCTGTCCGCGGCGGTCCAGTCGGACGTCAACAACATCGCGGCGGCCGCGGTCGCCGGCGCGCCGGGCGACGGGCAGAACGCCATGCTCATCGCACAATTGCGCTCGACGCTGACCATGCAGACCGGCACCGCCACTTTCGACGGCTACTATCGCGGCGTCATCACCCAACTGGGTCTGCAGGCGCAGCAGGCCAACCGGACGAAGGACAACCAGAGCACGCTGGTCACGCACCTGACCGACCGCAAAGACGAAGTGTCCAGCGTCTCGGCCGACGAGGAGTCGGTGGAGTTGATCCGCTCGCAGCGCGCCTACCAGGCGGCGGCGCGCGTCATCACCGCCACGGACGAAATGCTGGACAAGCTCATCAACGGGACGGGCGTCGTCGGGAGATAG
- a CDS encoding flagellar protein FlgN, giving the protein MTTASVDALADTLAELLGAQRDACNQLLEIGQREREAMLERDDARLAALVGEQQQLNESLGRLEDARLAVAADWARENGLSSEALRLADVIDRCGEPLAATLSALKSSVLTMARELAHVNRGNSLLARASLNHVTALLTARAGMPGAGAAYRRDGRAAAADHSLRLMDRNA; this is encoded by the coding sequence ATGACGACAGCTTCCGTGGATGCCCTGGCCGACACGCTCGCCGAGTTGCTGGGCGCGCAGCGTGACGCATGCAACCAATTGCTGGAGATCGGCCAGCGCGAGCGCGAGGCGATGCTGGAGCGCGACGATGCGCGGCTGGCCGCGCTCGTCGGCGAGCAACAGCAGTTGAACGAATCGCTGGGCCGCCTTGAAGACGCGCGGCTGGCCGTCGCGGCCGACTGGGCGCGGGAAAACGGGCTTTCATCGGAAGCGTTGCGGTTGGCGGATGTCATCGACCGGTGTGGCGAGCCGCTGGCCGCCACTCTGAGCGCACTGAAATCGAGCGTGCTGACCATGGCCCGGGAATTGGCGCATGTCAACCGGGGCAATTCGCTGCTGGCGCGCGCGTCATTGAATCACGTCACGGCACTGCTGACGGCGCGGGCCGGCATGCCGGGCGCGGGGGCCGCCTACCGGCGCGATGGGCGCGCGGCCGCCGCCGATCACAGCCTGCGCTTGATGGATCGGAATGCATAA
- a CDS encoding flagellar biosynthesis anti-sigma factor FlgM, which yields MVNRIEPTSARDPQAQAINSQASTKPPVKPPKESQPGGVEADELQISDEALARLRTQSDSTRTSSSSGDSDAQAMKVEALRRQVQNGAYQVSDEALADKLLIYSRPKA from the coding sequence ATGGTCAATCGCATCGAGCCAACCTCAGCGCGGGATCCGCAGGCGCAGGCGATCAACTCGCAAGCATCGACCAAGCCGCCGGTCAAGCCGCCCAAAGAGTCGCAGCCTGGCGGCGTCGAGGCGGACGAATTGCAGATTTCGGACGAAGCGCTCGCTCGTTTGCGTACGCAGAGCGACAGCACCCGCACGAGCTCGTCGTCCGGGGACAGTGATGCGCAGGCGATGAAAGTCGAAGCGCTGCGCCGGCAGGTACAGAACGGCGCCTACCAGGTCTCGGACGAGGCGCTGGCCGACAAACTCTTGATCTATTCACGGCCCAAAGCATGA
- a CDS encoding flagellar hook basal-body protein — protein MPGSLTQIEAIARSGIVTHRNAVDTISHNVANANTHGFKRVRAGFAETLESQGAPEGEVLAGIVTNDTSRLFTQGALEESEYPWHLAITGDGFFAISLPGGQTAYTRDGNFRIDAQGTLVTAAGYRLQANVRIPPGLAGISFEPNGAVVGLTPAGDTVTIGTIPLVRFTNANGLTVIGDNMYQASDASGTPITGVPGAAGMGEIRQGALERSNVDMAEEMVNLMLAQRAYSLSTRAMAQADELWNMSNNLRR, from the coding sequence ATGCCCGGTTCACTGACCCAGATCGAAGCGATTGCGCGCAGCGGCATCGTGACGCATCGCAACGCCGTGGATACCATCAGCCACAATGTGGCCAATGCCAACACGCACGGCTTCAAGCGCGTGCGCGCCGGCTTCGCCGAGACGCTGGAATCGCAGGGCGCCCCGGAGGGCGAGGTGCTGGCGGGCATCGTGACCAACGACACGTCGCGGCTGTTCACACAGGGCGCACTGGAAGAGAGCGAGTACCCGTGGCATCTGGCGATCACGGGTGACGGCTTCTTTGCCATCAGCCTACCCGGCGGGCAAACCGCATACACGCGCGACGGGAACTTCCGGATCGATGCGCAGGGCACGCTGGTGACCGCCGCCGGATACCGACTGCAGGCCAACGTGAGGATACCGCCAGGTCTGGCCGGCATCAGCTTCGAGCCGAATGGCGCGGTGGTCGGCCTGACGCCCGCCGGCGATACAGTCACCATTGGCACGATACCGCTTGTGCGCTTTACCAACGCCAACGGGCTGACCGTGATTGGCGATAATATGTACCAGGCAAGCGACGCCAGTGGAACTCCGATTACGGGCGTTCCAGGCGCGGCCGGCATGGGCGAGATCCGGCAAGGCGCGCTGGAGCGGTCGAACGTGGATATGGCCGAAGAAATGGTAAACCTGATGTTAGCGCAACGAGCCTATAGCTTGTCCACTCGCGCGATGGCGCAGGCAGACGAGCTGTGGAACATGAGCAACAATCTGCGGCGCTAA
- the flgF gene encoding flagellar basal-body rod protein FlgF, with translation MIRGVYTIASAMLTLLRRQQAISHNIVNLNTTGYKAERLDPTAFSSLLISRLGGESDQGGIGRLGTAVSPEAPVIDFSQGPLKISDQPLDLALTGDGFFQVRTPDGDRFTRDGRFGLNATGQIVNTDGHFVLSQGGTPIQLPVGEIAVGVNGALYVNGRQAGQIGVVTFPKPGALVRAGNNLFTAGSDAGAPIAAAAAQVHQGYLEGSNSDAASVMVDMMQVTRAYEAAQRMMQMTDEQVGKAANELGKI, from the coding sequence ATGATTCGCGGGGTCTACACCATTGCATCGGCCATGCTCACGCTGCTGCGTCGCCAGCAGGCTATTTCGCACAATATCGTCAATCTCAACACGACCGGCTACAAGGCCGAGCGCCTCGACCCGACCGCCTTCTCCAGCCTGCTGATCTCCCGGCTGGGCGGCGAGAGCGATCAAGGCGGCATCGGTCGGCTCGGCACGGCCGTCTCACCGGAAGCGCCGGTGATTGACTTTTCGCAGGGGCCGTTGAAGATCAGCGACCAACCGCTCGACCTGGCGCTCACCGGCGACGGCTTCTTCCAGGTCCGCACGCCGGACGGGGATCGCTTTACGCGCGACGGGCGCTTCGGACTGAACGCCACCGGGCAGATTGTGAACACCGACGGCCACTTTGTGCTAAGTCAGGGCGGCACGCCGATTCAACTGCCGGTCGGAGAGATCGCCGTCGGCGTCAACGGCGCGCTCTACGTGAATGGCCGGCAGGCCGGGCAGATCGGCGTGGTCACCTTCCCCAAGCCGGGCGCGCTGGTACGCGCGGGCAACAACCTGTTCACGGCCGGCAGCGACGCCGGCGCGCCGATCGCCGCGGCCGCCGCGCAGGTGCATCAGGGCTACCTCGAAGGCTCGAACTCCGATGCCGCAAGTGTCATGGTGGACATGATGCAAGTGACGCGCGCCTACGAAGCGGCGCAGCGCATGATGCAGATGACGGACGAACAGGTTGGCAAAGCGGCCAACGAACTCGGAAAGATATAG
- a CDS encoding FliA/WhiG family RNA polymerase sigma factor: MSVKPYAQPPAIASETDTLWAQFSAERGNRDLRDRLIIAYLPLVKQVVRAVMYRLPAHVDADDLESCGMLGLIEAVERFDRARGVQFQTYATMRIRGRVLDQLRSLDALPREARRRAREIQRAIAELWAALGRAPSDEETAARAGLDMTSYREALADASLAIVSLDDPLAELSDDGGVLGDMVAADADGFDDRLIESEMRAHLVRAVASLPQREKQLIALYYYEELTLKEIGTVLGVTESRTCQMHGKAVLMLRASLAAQEYSV; the protein is encoded by the coding sequence GTGAGCGTCAAGCCGTACGCCCAGCCGCCGGCGATCGCGTCGGAGACCGATACGTTGTGGGCGCAGTTCAGCGCCGAGCGCGGCAACCGCGACCTGCGCGACCGCCTGATCATCGCCTACCTGCCGCTGGTCAAGCAGGTCGTGCGCGCGGTCATGTACCGCCTGCCGGCCCACGTCGATGCCGATGATCTGGAAAGCTGCGGCATGCTGGGTCTGATCGAGGCGGTCGAGCGCTTCGACCGGGCGCGCGGCGTGCAGTTCCAGACCTATGCGACCATGCGCATTCGCGGCCGCGTGCTCGACCAGTTGCGCAGTCTGGACGCGCTGCCGCGCGAGGCGCGCCGGCGCGCGCGGGAGATCCAGCGGGCGATTGCCGAGTTGTGGGCGGCGCTGGGCCGCGCCCCGTCCGACGAGGAAACAGCCGCCCGCGCCGGCCTCGACATGACCAGTTACCGCGAAGCGCTGGCCGATGCCAGCCTGGCGATCGTTTCGCTGGACGATCCGCTGGCGGAACTGAGCGACGACGGCGGCGTGCTGGGCGACATGGTGGCCGCCGACGCCGACGGGTTTGACGACCGGCTGATCGAGTCGGAAATGCGCGCGCACCTGGTGCGCGCGGTGGCGTCGCTGCCGCAGCGCGAGAAGCAGTTGATTGCGCTGTACTACTACGAAGAACTGACGCTGAAAGAGATCGGCACGGTGCTCGGCGTGACCGAGTCGCGCACGTGCCAGATGCACGGCAAAGCGGTGCTGATGCTGCGCGCATCGCTCGCCGCCCAGGAGTACAGCGTATGA
- the flhA gene encoding flagellar biosynthesis protein FlhA has product MSAPAAALPRTGIGRFSDIFLAAAVLFVVAMMIIPLPQSLLDLLLAMNLGLAITVLLISMYTREPLQFSSFPSLLLLLTLYRLGLNVSATRLILLQGHAGKVIEAFGNFVMGGNYVVGIVVFLILMIIQFIVITNGAGRVAEVAARFTLDAMPGKQMSIDADLNAGLLNEDQARKRRQAIEQEADFYGAMDGASKFVKGDAIASIAIVLVNILGGFAIGVIQLNMPLAQALQTYTLLTVGEGLVAQIPALLISTASGIIVTRVGSESHLGADVGKQLSSNPRVLGMVSALLCAFSLVPGLPMLPFLSIGGLVGVLAFVVRRSQAAQALADSQPETARPADAAQADDMQSLLQVDPLEVEIGFGLVPLANPGAESSLLNRVSAIRRQTAIDLGIILPKIRVRDNLRLEAQQYVFKLRGEEIARGELMTNYFLAIASTGSSERLEGIDTTEPAFGLPAKWISAGQKAAAELGGYTVVDPLSVLTTHLSEVIKRHAADILGRQDVQTLLDNLKTKYPSILDHLVPEPISLSDMHKVLRNLLRERVSVRDLVTVLETLAAHAPESKDTDYLTERVRQGLARSLSNQYRDSDGMVHALTLNPNVENLLAASMSTDPQAKRVRMEPSVAQSLIERTGQAMERLAAQGRQPLVLCSAAVRLPFRRLTERSLPNLAVLSYSEIVPQVEVFAEGMIEAA; this is encoded by the coding sequence ATGAGCGCCCCGGCCGCCGCCCTGCCGCGCACCGGCATCGGGCGCTTCAGCGACATCTTCCTGGCCGCCGCGGTGCTGTTCGTCGTCGCCATGATGATCATCCCGCTGCCGCAGTCGCTGCTGGATCTGCTGCTGGCGATGAACCTCGGGCTGGCGATCACGGTGCTGCTGATCTCGATGTACACGCGCGAGCCGCTGCAGTTCTCGTCGTTCCCCTCCCTGCTGCTGCTGCTGACGCTGTACCGCCTCGGCCTGAACGTCTCGGCCACCCGCCTGATCCTGCTGCAGGGGCACGCCGGCAAGGTCATCGAGGCGTTCGGCAACTTCGTCATGGGCGGCAACTACGTGGTCGGTATCGTCGTCTTCCTGATCCTGATGATCATCCAGTTCATCGTGATCACGAACGGCGCCGGGCGCGTGGCCGAAGTGGCGGCGCGCTTCACGCTGGACGCCATGCCCGGCAAGCAGATGAGCATCGACGCCGACCTGAACGCCGGGCTGCTGAACGAGGACCAGGCGCGCAAGCGCCGACAGGCGATCGAGCAGGAAGCCGACTTCTACGGCGCGATGGACGGTGCAAGCAAGTTCGTCAAAGGCGACGCCATCGCCTCGATCGCCATCGTGCTGGTCAACATCCTCGGTGGCTTCGCCATCGGCGTCATTCAACTGAACATGCCGTTGGCGCAGGCGCTGCAAACCTACACGCTGCTGACGGTCGGCGAGGGTCTGGTTGCGCAGATCCCGGCCCTGCTGATCTCAACGGCCAGCGGCATCATCGTCACCCGCGTCGGCTCGGAATCGCATCTGGGCGCCGACGTCGGCAAGCAGTTGAGTTCCAACCCGCGCGTGCTCGGCATGGTCAGCGCGCTCTTGTGTGCCTTCTCGCTGGTGCCGGGGCTGCCGATGCTGCCATTCCTGAGCATAGGCGGCCTGGTCGGCGTGCTGGCCTTTGTGGTGCGCCGCAGCCAGGCCGCACAGGCACTCGCGGATTCGCAACCCGAAACGGCCCGGCCCGCCGATGCGGCGCAGGCCGACGACATGCAGTCGCTGTTGCAGGTTGACCCGCTGGAAGTCGAGATCGGGTTCGGCCTGGTGCCATTGGCCAATCCGGGCGCCGAGAGCAGCCTGCTGAACCGTGTCTCGGCCATCCGCCGCCAGACGGCGATCGATCTCGGCATCATACTGCCGAAGATCCGCGTGCGCGACAACCTGCGGCTGGAAGCGCAGCAGTATGTCTTCAAACTGCGCGGCGAGGAAATCGCGCGCGGCGAGTTGATGACCAACTACTTCCTGGCGATCGCCTCGACCGGCTCGTCCGAGCGGCTGGAAGGGATCGACACGACCGAGCCCGCCTTTGGCCTGCCCGCCAAGTGGATCAGCGCCGGGCAGAAAGCGGCGGCCGAACTGGGCGGCTACACGGTCGTCGATCCGCTTTCGGTGCTGACAACGCACCTGAGCGAGGTCATCAAGCGGCACGCCGCGGACATCCTCGGCCGCCAGGATGTGCAGACACTGCTGGACAACCTGAAGACCAAGTATCCATCGATACTCGATCATCTGGTGCCGGAGCCGATCAGCCTGAGCGACATGCACAAAGTGCTGCGTAATCTGCTGCGCGAGCGCGTCTCGGTGCGCGATCTGGTCACTGTGCTGGAAACGCTGGCCGCGCATGCGCCGGAGAGCAAGGACACGGACTACCTGACGGAGCGCGTGCGCCAGGGGCTGGCGCGCAGCCTGTCGAACCAGTACCGCGACAGCGACGGCATGGTGCACGCGTTGACGCTCAATCCGAACGTGGAGAACCTGCTGGCCGCCAGCATGAGCACCGACCCACAGGCCAAGCGGGTGCGCATGGAGCCGTCGGTGGCGCAGTCGCTTATCGAGCGCACCGGCCAGGCGATGGAACGACTGGCCGCGCAGGGGCGGCAGCCGCTCGTGCTGTGCTCGGCCGCGGTGCGCCTGCCCTTCCGGCGGCTGACCGAGCGCAGCCTGCCGAATCTGGCCGTGCTGTCATACAGTGAAATCGTACCGCAGGTTGAAGTGTTCGCCGAGGGCATGATCGAGGCCGCGTAA